From the Granulicella sp. L56 genome, the window CAGTTAATCCTTAGAGGGCGATGGGGAGTAAGGAAACAAGAATGTCGCACTTCGGGGTACTGTCCTATAAAGGGACCGGTCATTTGAACCCGCTCATCACACTATCCCGAGAGTTAGTGGCTCGAGGACACAGAGTCACGTTCTTCCACGATGCTGAATTGAAAGCCCGCATCTGTCCACACGGACTGGGGTTCTTCCCAATCGCTGCGGCCAGGGACAGTTCCGGAGAGGATACGTGCTCCAGTCGTCGGCAAAGGCCTTCTTCGGCCCTCGCTGTTCTGCGCTATCGCGTACACCGTACCGTCAACGACATGGAAAGGTTCCTGCGCGAAGCTCCCCAGGCACTTACTCGTGCAGGAGTCGATGCTCTCATCGTCGATGAGCTTGCGCTCGCTGGACCAACGATAGCTGAGATGTTGTGCTTGCCCTATTTCGTAATCTCGACTTCTGTGCCTCATAATTTTGGATGGTCTGCTCCCCGTCGAATCGCACCGCGGAGATCCATTTTCACTCGGGTGCAGAACGCGCTGCTGGAGATCTCCGTGTTCCGAATGAGAGGCCCTGTTCGGCGAAGGCTGGACAACTTTAGACGGCAAGTCGGGCTCGGACCAATCCGGCTGATTAAGCAGGCATTTCCCGAACTCGCGCATATAACGCAATTGCCGCAGTGCCTGGATTTCCCGCGATCAGGGTTACCCCCTACCTTCCACTACACCGGACCATTCGTAGACGAAGCCGCAAGACTTTCTATGAAGTTCTCGTGGGATCAGCTCGATGGACGACCGGTAGTTTATGCATCTTTAGGAACAACCTTGAAGGGTGAACCGGCAACATTCCGCTTGATTGCCAAAGCCTGCGATGGACTGGGCGTGCAGTTGGTGATTGCACTCGGAGACCGCCGTGATCCCGAGATGTTCCATGACATGCCCGGAAAGCCGCTGATTGTAAGGAATGCTCCGCAACTCGAGCTCTTGAAGAGATCAGAGATCGTAATTACGCATGCCGGGGCAAACACCGTATTCGAAACACTTATGCAGGGGAAGCCGATGGTTGCCATTCCACAATACTTTGACCAACCCGCAATCGCTGCACGCCTTGCGTGGCTGAGGGCCGCGATAGTGCTGCGCCCAGGGAAGCTTTCAGTGCAAGAAATCCGCTCCGCACTCGCAACAGTACTCAGTGACCCAAGCTATGGGAATGCAGCGAGAGGTATACAGGCCAAGATCCGCTCGGCGCATGGACTGGAGAGGGCCGTCGATTTAATCGAGCAGGCTCTGGGGAATCATGCCGGAGGCTTCGGACGCAGTTTTGATACTTAAGCCAGGATTTGCCAGCGCACCGATTTCAAATCTGAAGAGACATTGCACCGACCGTGTAACCAGTTATAGCGTGGCGGGCAACAACATGAAGACCGTCAAATGACAAGCGCATGACAATCAATGGTTGAAAGGCCGCCATGCTGAGATGTGGACAGCGCACAGCATCGCCGGATCGCTTGTTGGATAGAACGTGGAGTGCTGTTCCTGTCCCTTTGTTATGTCTGCTTCCATGTCATGCCGCGCGCCTGGAGCGGCCTGGTTACCGATTTTCCCAACTACTACATGTCCGCACGACTGGCCCATGAGCACTACGACACTTCACGGATGTATGAATGGACCTGGCTCCAGCGTGAGAAGGACCAGCACGCCGTCGATATCCGCGTCATCGGACTGGTGCCTATAAGCCCCTTCTCGACGCTGGCGATATGGCCGCTAACAGGGTTTGTACCGCTGACCGCCAAGCATATTTGGATATTGCTCAACCTGGTGCTATTAGTTCCGATCTGCTGGATGCTACGCTCGATGACACGCCTCAGTTATCAGCGGATCGCACTGGTCTTTTCGCTGAGCATTCCCTTTTATCGCAATCTCCAGTTCGGTCAGTTTTATGTCCTACTACTGCTTTTGATCGTTGCGGCTGCCTGGGCATACCTGCGAGGGTATCGCGCACTGGCGGGAGTGCTGGTGGCGATCGCCGCGTCTTGCAAGATCTTTCCGGTCCTCTTCTTCGTCTTCTTCCTGCAACGCAGGGACTGGCGTGCGCTGATATGGGGTGCAATTACGGGCGTGGTTGCGGCCTGCGTATCTGTCGCCGTCTTTGGCTGGAATGTGCATCGCATCTATCTGCTCGAAATTCTACCTTGGGCCCTGCACGGCGAAGCCATGCCGCCGTATGTGCCAACTGCTTCCATCTCTGGCGTGCTGCATCGCCTATTTCTCCTTGAGCCACAATGGAACCCGCATCCCTGGCATTCTTCTCCACTATGCTATGCACTGCTGCAGCCTGCATTCCAGATGCTGGTGCTGGCGCCTGCAATCCTTCTTATCCGAAAAGCAGATAGCACCCGAAGCCGTATATTGTTGGAGTGGTCTGCGCTCCTCACCGCGTCCCTTACCATCTCTACCATTCCTGCGTCATATAACTTCGTGCTCATGGCGCTTCCTATGTGCGTGGTAGCGACGGTGTTGTTCCGAGACAGACGATATAGATGGCTGGCTGCCCTGTTGTTCGCTTATATCT encodes:
- a CDS encoding glycosyltransferase, with amino-acid sequence MSHFGVLSYKGTGHLNPLITLSRELVARGHRVTFFHDAELKARICPHGLGFFPIAAARDSSGEDTCSSRRQRPSSALAVLRYRVHRTVNDMERFLREAPQALTRAGVDALIVDELALAGPTIAEMLCLPYFVISTSVPHNFGWSAPRRIAPRRSIFTRVQNALLEISVFRMRGPVRRRLDNFRRQVGLGPIRLIKQAFPELAHITQLPQCLDFPRSGLPPTFHYTGPFVDEAARLSMKFSWDQLDGRPVVYASLGTTLKGEPATFRLIAKACDGLGVQLVIALGDRRDPEMFHDMPGKPLIVRNAPQLELLKRSEIVITHAGANTVFETLMQGKPMVAIPQYFDQPAIAARLAWLRAAIVLRPGKLSVQEIRSALATVLSDPSYGNAARGIQAKIRSAHGLERAVDLIEQALGNHAGGFGRSFDT
- a CDS encoding glycosyltransferase 87 family protein — translated: MLFLSLCYVCFHVMPRAWSGLVTDFPNYYMSARLAHEHYDTSRMYEWTWLQREKDQHAVDIRVIGLVPISPFSTLAIWPLTGFVPLTAKHIWILLNLVLLVPICWMLRSMTRLSYQRIALVFSLSIPFYRNLQFGQFYVLLLLLIVAAAWAYLRGYRALAGVLVAIAASCKIFPVLFFVFFLQRRDWRALIWGAITGVVAACVSVAVFGWNVHRIYLLEILPWALHGEAMPPYVPTASISGVLHRLFLLEPQWNPHPWHSSPLCYALLQPAFQMLVLAPAILLIRKADSTRSRILLEWSALLTASLTISTIPASYNFVLMALPMCVVATVLFRDRRYRWLAALLFAYICMGLPVPVPNRPIGLGILLYEPRLPLMVCMLSGIYALLWRDGFVRISARDWTSYAWAAAMAISVILSTRSTFLRERAVRREYAYRLPLPTQGFLNADPQSSGTSISFIAFTLSGYHLVTADKNAVSVDPPEDSPNDDLSFAHGFGHVWVERGLSPHSQIVEIRNPSHIVINDAREPMLSSDGQNLAFVHDDHGRGRLMVRTAFQSNAANEVALTSSSLNVYEASFLSKREYAFAAAEGQHSPQIFLTDATHLNTPLTLGESRYPALSPDGRWIAYSHFEHGAWNLWIRDQGTGVTRRIADEPCNQIQPSWEDDSKTLLYSTDCGRSLWFTAVSRRRVIP